The proteins below come from a single Drosophila kikkawai strain 14028-0561.14 chromosome 3R, DkikHiC1v2, whole genome shotgun sequence genomic window:
- the cic gene encoding putative transcription factor capicua isoform X8, with protein sequence MNAFQDFELGAKLYLQCLLSLSSSRSATPSYASPVNHAGASPLNAIAHSPVNVSATHRQNFFTPIANQSQQSQQQQPVATVSLEAKWKATPSPVLYNANNNSASNNNNNGWETNSNNTGGTGGAPGTQQPLPPQTTPVSLVMHAPPPHHQVQQQPHQLHQPPPPPPAAHLNASLPAPQAPHINSSSSMGHATSVIRISSSQHQHQPQQQQQHQHPHVVVSGGQTFHPVIVDASQLTVQAMPPTTVSFHQPNTPTSSAAATVAPLGQEKVLPKNGYNAPSHPWYKLLPQMPPMTKPPPVSAGQASTTAASSYSVVMMQQQQHQQQQQHHQQQQQSSPQMSMTHNNNHPTVPAPMCSPGKPLNCSMNDAKVAAAAAAAAAANHHQQQQQQEEQLDEQLDDDVFEATPTSSSNKKPTAAMRLPTYNSNIRKLEECHDPSDGAAGAPVTSAAKRRSQSLSALQQQQQQQQQQQQAGAAAGQPANKKIRRPMNAFMIFSKKHRKMVHKKHPNQDNRTVSKILGEWWYALKPEQKAQYHELASSVKDAHFKLHPEWKWCSKDRRKSSTSTAATGGKASGAAGAGDAKQRLVSVDGSDSLEHDMCPSTPGGSGSCGGQGISSDLQGDIIPLTIDNYNSTCDEAPTTISLKGNGKLLKNELPSDEDEQMLVVEEEPAQHQPAKKLDLHCRERVNDSDMDEAPFDYRKQQTDADQRSAEEPNTSGANGQAMSAPLSSGSGGEREITLKPKAIKAHPVLESTILPYPQMSIYTQYTSPKNPIGVTPFQPTGGAFKSMPISPKGSGSKPEDAACLQSHIKQEDIKQEPPSPYKLNGSGSSSSAGVGGGVLSAHQPSSGSVFNFNVPTATALSQKQFHYHMHHPHRSPTDLRAAHQACVPSSPAGMGLGHAANIATPPASAPAQIMAGGPSAGQKMFFAMSNPYSMMQRHTPGTPSLEQLQLDAFPPGSFIFKNHNGLASLPPPVSAQPTMLLHGYTPGHSAEPPASSPSYKSMPSTPKSATYLMSAPPLERAGMEGGAGIGTAAATSGGDESDMDADGQQFILAPTPAQLGRAPLQRRKNLSQSKSENNVSFGANLGASNGQHISRKLHSPTMMDASSPIIGHVNSSSLSSALPTPTSSTTTPNSDEQLPLTPTTSNSTSNNNSHQPKSPMKGATAAAAALKKKNDEMNNSVLKQVDFEKKYKALPQFQPEDCQSPSAIAVPSSPRVYGTNYRKKNTAPPPVQKLLSEDDSIDEPASAPPTTTQRFFGPDFTNELKDERLAELDSSDQTGRSPRTPKTPLQSARSDASEKGHRKVLETRRHLVMQLFAVHGNFPSAQATIAFQAKHIAVFPRKQDLQLKIREVRQRLLGTPHSAGPNTPADSNSSSTTLSASSTGLNNVQAGNAPPNGTGAHQQHSEQPHSFCKATESDAKYK encoded by the exons ATGAATGCGTTCCAGGACTTTGAGCTGGGTGCCAAACTTTACCTGCAGTGCTTAT TGTCACTGAGCAGCTCCCGATCCGCCACGCCTTCGTACGCGTCGCCGGTGAACCACGCCGGAGCCTCTCCACTGAACGCCATCGCCCACTCGCCGGTCAATGTGTCCGCCACTCACAGGCAGAACTTTTTCACGCCCATCGCCAACCAGTCGCAGCaatcccagcagcagcagccggtgGCCACTGTTTCCCTGGAGGCCAAGTGGAAGGCGACACCCAGTCCGGTGCTCTAcaacgccaacaacaacagcgccagtaataacaacaacaatggctgGGAGAcgaacagcaacaacacaGGTGGAACAGGTGGAGCACCTGGTACGCAGCAGCCTTTGCCGCCGCAAACGACGCCTGTGTCCCTGGTTATGCACGCTCCGCCGCCGCACCAccaagtgcagcagcagccacaccAGCTTCACCaaccgccgccaccaccacctgcCGCTCACCTCAACGCCAGCCTGCCAGCGCCACAAGCTCCGcacatcaacagcagcagcagcatgggCCATGCAACCAGCGTCATACGCATCTCCAGCAGTCAGCACCAGCatcagccgcagcagcagcaacagcaccaacATCCCCATGTGGTGGTGTCCGGCGGTCAGACGTTCCATCCCGTGATCGTGGACGCTTCTCAGCTGACAGTGCAGGCCATGCCGCCCACTACGGTTTCATTTCATCAGCCCAACACGCCCACCAGCTCAGCAGCCGCGACAGTTGCACCCTTGGGTCAGGAGAAGGTGTTGCCAAAAAACG GGTACAATGCGCCTAGCCATCCCTGGTACAAGCTCCTGCCGCAGATGCCGCCCATGACCAAGCCGCCGCCAGTGTCGGCCGGCCAAGCCTCGACCACTGCGGCCAGCAGCTACAGCGTTGTgatgatgcagcagcagcaacaccaacagcagcagcaacatcaccagcaacagcagcaatcaTCGCCGCAGATGTCGATGACCCACAATAATAACCATCCCACTGTGCCCGCTCCAATGTGCTCTCCGGGCAAGCCGCTCAACTGCTCCATGAACGATGCCAAGgtagcggcagcagcagccgcggcagcagcagccaatcatcatcagcagcagcagcaacaggaagAACAGTTGGATGAGCAGTTGGACGACGATGTGTTTGAGGCAACTCCCactagcagcagcaacaagaagCCAACGGCAGCAATGCGACTGCCAACCTACAATAGCAACATTCGTAAGCTGGAGGAGTGCCATGACCCGAGCGATGGAGCAGCTGGTGCGCCAGTCACCTCGGCTGCCAAGCGAAGGAGTCAATCATTGAGTGCTctacagcagcaacaacagcagcagcagcaacaacaacaggcaGGCGCAGCGGCTGGACAACCGGCAAACAAGAAGATCCGCCGTCCAATGAACGCCTTCATGATATTCTCGAAGAAGCACCGCAAGATGGTGCACAAGAAGCACCCTAATCAGGATAACAGAACAGTTAGTAAGATTCTGGGTGAGTGGTGGTACGCCCTGAAGCCCGAGCAGAAGGCGCAGTACCACGAGCTGGCCAGCTCCGTGAAGGATGCACACTTTAAGCTGCACCCAGAATGGAAGTGGTGCTCCAAGGACCGTCGCAAATCTTCAACATCGACGGCTGCGACAGGGGGCAAGGCTAGTGGGGCAGCTGGAGCGGGAGATGCCAAGCAGCGTCTGGTTTCGGTGGATGGTTCAGATTCCCTTGAGCACGACATGTGCCCCTCGACCCCGGGTGGCAGCGGTAGCTGCGGTGGCCAGGGCATCTCCTCTGATCTCCAGGGCGACATTATACCGCTAACGATCGACAACTACAACAGCACTTGTGATGAAGCGCCAACCACAATCTCTCTGAAGGGCAACGGAAAACTCCTGAAGAACGAGTTGCCCTCGGACGAGGATGAGCAGATGCTGGTTGTTGAGGAGGAGCCAGCACAGCATCAGCCCGCTAAGAAGTTGGACCTGCACTGCCGCGAGCGAGTGAACGATTCGGACATGGACGAGGCACCCTTCGACTACCGCAAGCAGCAGACAGATGCGGATCAG CGTTCCGCTGAAGAGCCCAATACTTCTGGTGCCAACGGCCAGGCCATGAGCGCACCGCTGTCCAGCGGAAGCGGTGGAGAGCGCGAGATTACACTCAAACCGAAGGCCATCAAGGCCCATCCGGTGCTGGAGAGCACCATTCTGCCATACCCCCAGATGTCAATCTACACGCAGTACACTAGTCCCAAGAATCCAATCGGTGTAACACCATTCCAACCCACAG GCGGCGCCTTTAAGTCAATGCCAATTAGCCCCAAGGGCAGTGGCAGCAAGCCAGAGGACGCTGCGTGCCTGCAGTCACATATCAAGCAGGAGGACATCAAGCAGGAGCCACCGTCGCCCTACAAGCTGAATGGCAGTGGATCGTCATCTTCAGCTGGCGTAGGAGGAGGCGTGCTCAGCGCTCATCAGCCAAGTAGCGGCAGTGTCTTTAACTTTAATGTGCCAACAGCGACGGCTTTGAGTCAGAAGCAGTTCCACTACCACATGCATCATCCACATCGCAGTCCCACGGACTTGAGAG CTGCACATCAGGCGTGTGTGCCATCGTCACCGGCAGGCATGGGACTGGGGCATGCGGCCAACATTGCTACGCCCCCAGCGTCAGCGCCGGCCCAGATCATGGCAGGGGGACCATCGGCAGGCCAAAAGATGTTCTTCGCCATGAGCAATCCG TACTCGATGATGCAGCGCCATACGCCGGGCACGCCCAGTCTGGAGCAACTCCAGCTGGACGCCTTTCCGCCGggcagttttattttcaagaacCACAACGGCCTGGCCTCCCTGCCTCCGCCCGTTAGTGCACAGCCCACGATGCTGCTGCACGGCTACACGCCCGGTCACAGCGCAGAGCCGCCGGCCAGTTCACCCTCATACAAGTCGATGCCCTCCACACCCAAATCGGCCACGTATCTAATGAGTGCGCCGCCCCTGGAGAGAGCAGGCATGGAAGGAGGCGCAGGCATAGGAACTGCAGCGGCAACGAGTGGAGGTGATGAGAGCGACATGGATGCCGATGGCCAGCAGTTCATTTTGGCACCTACGCCGGCTCAGCTGGGACGAGCCCCCTTGCAGCGGCGCAAAAATCTAT CCCAAAGCAAGTCGGAGAACAATGTGTCCTTTGGCGCCAATCTGGGGGCAAGCAATGGCCAGCACATCAGCCGCAAGCTGCACTCGCCCACGATGATGGATGCGTCGTCGCCGATCATTGGGCATGTCAACAGTAGCAGCCTTAGCTCGGCACTGCCCACGCCCACCTCATCGACTACGACGCCTAATAGCGATGAGCAACTGCCTCTCACACCAACCACTAGCAACAGCaccagcaacaataacagccATCAGCCCAAATCCCCGATGAAGGgagcaacggcagcagcggccGCCCTCAAGAAGAAGAACGATGAAATGAATAA CAGCGTGCTCAAGCAAGTGGACTTCGAGAAGAAGTACAAGGCCCTGCCGCAATTCCAGCCGGAGGATTGTCAGTCGCCCAGTGCCATCGCTGTGCCCTCTTCGCCCCGCGTGTACGGCACGAATTATCGCAAGAAGAACACTGCACCGCCGCCAGTGCAGAAGCTAC TGAGTGAAGACGACTCCATTGACGAACCAGCCTCGGCACCACCAACCACCACACAACGCTTTTTTGGCCCTGACTTTACCAACGAGCTGAAAG ATGAACGCCTTGCAGAACTGGACAGTTCCGATCAGACAGGCCGCTCGCCCAGAACGCCAAAGACGCCACTACAGAGCGCCCGGTCGGATGCTAGCGAGAAGGGACATCGCAAGGTATTGGAGACGCGTCGTCATCTGGTGATGCAGCTTTTTGCCGTGCACGGTAACTTTCCCAGTGCTCAGGCCACCATAGCCTTTCAG GCCAAGCACATTGCTGTCTTTCCGCGCAAGCAAGATCTGCAGCTGAAGATACGCGAGGTGCGCCAGAGGCTTTTGGGCACTCCACACTCGGCGGGGCCGAACACGCCGGCCGACTCCAACTCGTCGTCGACCACACTGAGCGCCAGTAGCACTGGACTTAACAATGTGCAGGCCGGCAATGCTCCGCCCAATGGAACAG GTGCACACCAGCAACACTCGGAGCAGCCGCATTCCTTTTGCAAAGCAACCGAATCTGATGCCAAGTACAAGTAG
- the cic gene encoding putative transcription factor capicua isoform X9, with amino-acid sequence MNAFQDFELGAKLYLQCLLSLSSSRSATPSYASPVNHAGASPLNAIAHSPVNVSATHRQNFFTPIANQSQQSQQQQPVATVSLEAKWKATPSPVLYNANNNSASNNNNNGWETNSNNTGGTGGAPGTQQPLPPQTTPVSLVMHAPPPHHQVQQQPHQLHQPPPPPPAAHLNASLPAPQAPHINSSSSMGHATSVIRISSSQHQHQPQQQQQHQHPHVVVSGGQTFHPVIVDASQLTVQAMPPTTVSFHQPNTPTSSAAATVAPLGQEKVLPKNGYNAPSHPWYKLLPQMPPMTKPPPVSAGQASTTAASSYSVVMMQQQQHQQQQQHHQQQQQSSPQMSMTHNNNHPTVPAPMCSPGKPLNCSMNDAKVAAAAAAAAAANHHQQQQQQEEQLDEQLDDDVFEATPTSSSNKKPTAAMRLPTYNSNIRKLEECHDPSDGAAGAPVTSAAKRRSQSLSALQQQQQQQQQQQQAGAAAGQPANKKIRRPMNAFMIFSKKHRKMVHKKHPNQDNRTVSKILGEWWYALKPEQKAQYHELASSVKDAHFKLHPEWKWCSKDRRKSSTSTAATGGKASGAAGAGDAKQRLVSVDGSDSLEHDMCPSTPGGSGSCGGQGISSDLQGDIIPLTIDNYNSTCDEAPTTISLKGNGKLLKNELPSDEDEQMLVVEEEPAQHQPAKKLDLHCRERVNDSDMDEAPFDYRKQQTDADQRSAEEPNTSGANGQAMSAPLSSGSGGEREITLKPKAIKAHPVLESTILPYPQMSIYTQYTSPKNPIGVTPFQPTGGAFKSMPISPKGSGSKPEDAACLQSHIKQEDIKQEPPSPYKLNGSGSSSSAGVGGGVLSAHQPSSGSVFNFNVPTATALSQKQFHYHMHHPHRSPTDLRAAHQACVPSSPAGMGLGHAANIATPPASAPAQIMAGGPSAGQKMFFAMSNPYSMMQRHTPGTPSLEQLQLDAFPPGSFIFKNHNGLASLPPPVSAQPTMLLHGYTPGHSAEPPASSPSYKSMPSTPKSATYLMSAPPLERAGMEGGAGIGTAAATSGGDESDMDADGQQFILAPTPAQLGRAPLQRRKNLSQSKSENNVSFGANLGASNGQHISRKLHSPTMMDASSPIIGHVNSSSLSSALPTPTSSTTTPNSDEQLPLTPTTSNSTSNNNSHQPKSPMKGATAAAAALKKKNDEMNNVLKQVDFEKKYKALPQFQPEDCQSPSAIAVPSSPRVYGTNYRKKNTAPPPVQKLLSEDDSIDEPASAPPTTTQRFFGPDFTNELKDERLAELDSSDQTGRSPRTPKTPLQSARSDASEKGHRKVLETRRHLVMQLFAVHGNFPSAQATIAFQAKHIAVFPRKQDLQLKIREVRQRLLGTPHSAGPNTPADSNSSSTTLSASSTGLNNVQAGNAPPNGTGAHQQHSEQPHSFCKATESDAKYK; translated from the exons ATGAATGCGTTCCAGGACTTTGAGCTGGGTGCCAAACTTTACCTGCAGTGCTTAT TGTCACTGAGCAGCTCCCGATCCGCCACGCCTTCGTACGCGTCGCCGGTGAACCACGCCGGAGCCTCTCCACTGAACGCCATCGCCCACTCGCCGGTCAATGTGTCCGCCACTCACAGGCAGAACTTTTTCACGCCCATCGCCAACCAGTCGCAGCaatcccagcagcagcagccggtgGCCACTGTTTCCCTGGAGGCCAAGTGGAAGGCGACACCCAGTCCGGTGCTCTAcaacgccaacaacaacagcgccagtaataacaacaacaatggctgGGAGAcgaacagcaacaacacaGGTGGAACAGGTGGAGCACCTGGTACGCAGCAGCCTTTGCCGCCGCAAACGACGCCTGTGTCCCTGGTTATGCACGCTCCGCCGCCGCACCAccaagtgcagcagcagccacaccAGCTTCACCaaccgccgccaccaccacctgcCGCTCACCTCAACGCCAGCCTGCCAGCGCCACAAGCTCCGcacatcaacagcagcagcagcatgggCCATGCAACCAGCGTCATACGCATCTCCAGCAGTCAGCACCAGCatcagccgcagcagcagcaacagcaccaacATCCCCATGTGGTGGTGTCCGGCGGTCAGACGTTCCATCCCGTGATCGTGGACGCTTCTCAGCTGACAGTGCAGGCCATGCCGCCCACTACGGTTTCATTTCATCAGCCCAACACGCCCACCAGCTCAGCAGCCGCGACAGTTGCACCCTTGGGTCAGGAGAAGGTGTTGCCAAAAAACG GGTACAATGCGCCTAGCCATCCCTGGTACAAGCTCCTGCCGCAGATGCCGCCCATGACCAAGCCGCCGCCAGTGTCGGCCGGCCAAGCCTCGACCACTGCGGCCAGCAGCTACAGCGTTGTgatgatgcagcagcagcaacaccaacagcagcagcaacatcaccagcaacagcagcaatcaTCGCCGCAGATGTCGATGACCCACAATAATAACCATCCCACTGTGCCCGCTCCAATGTGCTCTCCGGGCAAGCCGCTCAACTGCTCCATGAACGATGCCAAGgtagcggcagcagcagccgcggcagcagcagccaatcatcatcagcagcagcagcaacaggaagAACAGTTGGATGAGCAGTTGGACGACGATGTGTTTGAGGCAACTCCCactagcagcagcaacaagaagCCAACGGCAGCAATGCGACTGCCAACCTACAATAGCAACATTCGTAAGCTGGAGGAGTGCCATGACCCGAGCGATGGAGCAGCTGGTGCGCCAGTCACCTCGGCTGCCAAGCGAAGGAGTCAATCATTGAGTGCTctacagcagcaacaacagcagcagcagcaacaacaacaggcaGGCGCAGCGGCTGGACAACCGGCAAACAAGAAGATCCGCCGTCCAATGAACGCCTTCATGATATTCTCGAAGAAGCACCGCAAGATGGTGCACAAGAAGCACCCTAATCAGGATAACAGAACAGTTAGTAAGATTCTGGGTGAGTGGTGGTACGCCCTGAAGCCCGAGCAGAAGGCGCAGTACCACGAGCTGGCCAGCTCCGTGAAGGATGCACACTTTAAGCTGCACCCAGAATGGAAGTGGTGCTCCAAGGACCGTCGCAAATCTTCAACATCGACGGCTGCGACAGGGGGCAAGGCTAGTGGGGCAGCTGGAGCGGGAGATGCCAAGCAGCGTCTGGTTTCGGTGGATGGTTCAGATTCCCTTGAGCACGACATGTGCCCCTCGACCCCGGGTGGCAGCGGTAGCTGCGGTGGCCAGGGCATCTCCTCTGATCTCCAGGGCGACATTATACCGCTAACGATCGACAACTACAACAGCACTTGTGATGAAGCGCCAACCACAATCTCTCTGAAGGGCAACGGAAAACTCCTGAAGAACGAGTTGCCCTCGGACGAGGATGAGCAGATGCTGGTTGTTGAGGAGGAGCCAGCACAGCATCAGCCCGCTAAGAAGTTGGACCTGCACTGCCGCGAGCGAGTGAACGATTCGGACATGGACGAGGCACCCTTCGACTACCGCAAGCAGCAGACAGATGCGGATCAG CGTTCCGCTGAAGAGCCCAATACTTCTGGTGCCAACGGCCAGGCCATGAGCGCACCGCTGTCCAGCGGAAGCGGTGGAGAGCGCGAGATTACACTCAAACCGAAGGCCATCAAGGCCCATCCGGTGCTGGAGAGCACCATTCTGCCATACCCCCAGATGTCAATCTACACGCAGTACACTAGTCCCAAGAATCCAATCGGTGTAACACCATTCCAACCCACAG GCGGCGCCTTTAAGTCAATGCCAATTAGCCCCAAGGGCAGTGGCAGCAAGCCAGAGGACGCTGCGTGCCTGCAGTCACATATCAAGCAGGAGGACATCAAGCAGGAGCCACCGTCGCCCTACAAGCTGAATGGCAGTGGATCGTCATCTTCAGCTGGCGTAGGAGGAGGCGTGCTCAGCGCTCATCAGCCAAGTAGCGGCAGTGTCTTTAACTTTAATGTGCCAACAGCGACGGCTTTGAGTCAGAAGCAGTTCCACTACCACATGCATCATCCACATCGCAGTCCCACGGACTTGAGAG CTGCACATCAGGCGTGTGTGCCATCGTCACCGGCAGGCATGGGACTGGGGCATGCGGCCAACATTGCTACGCCCCCAGCGTCAGCGCCGGCCCAGATCATGGCAGGGGGACCATCGGCAGGCCAAAAGATGTTCTTCGCCATGAGCAATCCG TACTCGATGATGCAGCGCCATACGCCGGGCACGCCCAGTCTGGAGCAACTCCAGCTGGACGCCTTTCCGCCGggcagttttattttcaagaacCACAACGGCCTGGCCTCCCTGCCTCCGCCCGTTAGTGCACAGCCCACGATGCTGCTGCACGGCTACACGCCCGGTCACAGCGCAGAGCCGCCGGCCAGTTCACCCTCATACAAGTCGATGCCCTCCACACCCAAATCGGCCACGTATCTAATGAGTGCGCCGCCCCTGGAGAGAGCAGGCATGGAAGGAGGCGCAGGCATAGGAACTGCAGCGGCAACGAGTGGAGGTGATGAGAGCGACATGGATGCCGATGGCCAGCAGTTCATTTTGGCACCTACGCCGGCTCAGCTGGGACGAGCCCCCTTGCAGCGGCGCAAAAATCTAT CCCAAAGCAAGTCGGAGAACAATGTGTCCTTTGGCGCCAATCTGGGGGCAAGCAATGGCCAGCACATCAGCCGCAAGCTGCACTCGCCCACGATGATGGATGCGTCGTCGCCGATCATTGGGCATGTCAACAGTAGCAGCCTTAGCTCGGCACTGCCCACGCCCACCTCATCGACTACGACGCCTAATAGCGATGAGCAACTGCCTCTCACACCAACCACTAGCAACAGCaccagcaacaataacagccATCAGCCCAAATCCCCGATGAAGGgagcaacggcagcagcggccGCCCTCAAGAAGAAGAACGATGAAATGAATAA CGTGCTCAAGCAAGTGGACTTCGAGAAGAAGTACAAGGCCCTGCCGCAATTCCAGCCGGAGGATTGTCAGTCGCCCAGTGCCATCGCTGTGCCCTCTTCGCCCCGCGTGTACGGCACGAATTATCGCAAGAAGAACACTGCACCGCCGCCAGTGCAGAAGCTAC TGAGTGAAGACGACTCCATTGACGAACCAGCCTCGGCACCACCAACCACCACACAACGCTTTTTTGGCCCTGACTTTACCAACGAGCTGAAAG ATGAACGCCTTGCAGAACTGGACAGTTCCGATCAGACAGGCCGCTCGCCCAGAACGCCAAAGACGCCACTACAGAGCGCCCGGTCGGATGCTAGCGAGAAGGGACATCGCAAGGTATTGGAGACGCGTCGTCATCTGGTGATGCAGCTTTTTGCCGTGCACGGTAACTTTCCCAGTGCTCAGGCCACCATAGCCTTTCAG GCCAAGCACATTGCTGTCTTTCCGCGCAAGCAAGATCTGCAGCTGAAGATACGCGAGGTGCGCCAGAGGCTTTTGGGCACTCCACACTCGGCGGGGCCGAACACGCCGGCCGACTCCAACTCGTCGTCGACCACACTGAGCGCCAGTAGCACTGGACTTAACAATGTGCAGGCCGGCAATGCTCCGCCCAATGGAACAG GTGCACACCAGCAACACTCGGAGCAGCCGCATTCCTTTTGCAAAGCAACCGAATCTGATGCCAAGTACAAGTAG